DNA sequence from the Gemmatimonadales bacterium genome:
GAAGGCGTCCCCCGCCCGCCGGATGCGACGGAACTGCCAGAGCTTGGAGAAGATGAGGAACCAGGATAGCGCGGAGAAGAGGGCAAGCACGATGAGGACGATCTTGGTCTCGACGCTCGACGTGGCGACCAGCTCCCACGAGGACGTCGGGACCGCACCGGCCACCTGCATCTCAGTCCGCCTCCTTGACTATCCATTCGTAAGTGGCGCGCAACCCGTTGTGCAGCGAGACCTCGGGACGCCACCCGAGGACGCGCTCGGCCTTCCCGATAGTGAGCGCATTGGCTCGGAGCTCGCCGCGGCGTTCCGGCGCGTGGTCCACGTTGACCTGGACCCCCGAGGCCGCGATCATCGCGTCGGCCAGCTGGTTCACCGAAGTCTGGACACCGGTGCCGATATTGAACGCCGGCCAGTCGAGCGAGCCATCCGGCTCGGGCAGCTTGGCGTCCGCGGCGAGGAGGTTCGCCCGCGCGACGTCGCCGCAGTAGACGTAGTCGCGGGTCTGCTCGCCGTCGCCGTAGATCGTGATGGCCCGCCGCTCCCGCAGCCGGCTGCCGAAGATGGCCACGACACCCGCCTCGCCGTGCGGGTCCTGCCGCGGTCCGTACACGTTCGCATAGCGCAGCGCCACCGACTCCATGCCGTACAGGTGGCGGTAGCAAGCGAGATAGTACTCCGCCGCGAGCTTCGTCACTCCGTAGGGCGAGAGGGGCAGCTTGGGCGTGGTCTCCACGTGCGGGGGCGGGCGCTCTCCGTAAACCACGCCGCCCGAAGATGAGAAGACGAAGCGCCGCACCCCACCGTTCCGCGCGCCCTCGATCAGGTTGAGCAGCGCGAGGACGTTCTCTTCCGCGTCGAGCACGGGGTCGGAGACCGAGACCCGGACGTCCACTTGCGCCGCGAGGTGGGTGACCACCTCGAAACCGCCCGTGACAACGAGGTCGCGCGCTTCCTCAGAACCGGTGTCGAGGCGCCGGAACTCGGCCCCCCTCGGCACGTTCTCGGGGCGCCCGCGCCCCAGGTTGTCGATGACCGTCACGGCCCAGCCTGCGGCGAGGAACGCGTCGGCGACGTGGGAGCCGGTAAAACCGGCCCCGCCGGTCACGAGCACCCGGCGTTTCACGCTGGCGCTACCTTCGTGGAAGGAGTTGGATGAAGCAGTGTGGCCCCGGACGAGACAGATCGGTACGGGCGGCCGGCGCGCCACCGCCGCACGCCCGCCGCCCGCGCCCGTCCGGTGCTCAGGAGGGCATCCGGCGGACCTGCCTCGCCGCCGCGCCGGCTCCGATGTCGGGCCGGGTGATCTCGATCAGTACCGCCGTTGAGGTGTGCTCGCGCGTGTTCACGATCAGCGCCCGGCCCTTGTCCTGCTCGACCGTGCCGACCCCGGAACGCGCGCTTCCCGTTATGGCGAAAACGTCTCCGAGCCGCACGCCTTCCTCGGCGCCGCGGTTGATGAAAAGGACGTCCTGGAGTCCGATGATCTCGCGGGTGTTGCGCAGGCCAACGACCTCACCGACGACTCCGTCCGTCACCTCCGCCGCGCGGGCGTTGGTCGGGAAGTTGAACGGCGCGACCTTGATGAGCGACTGCCCGTCCGTCAGCTGGCCGTAGATGGCGACCACGGTGGCGGCCACGTTGCCGTTGGCCGCGGCCGGCGACGAGACCTGGAGCAAGCCGGTCGGGTGTACGATCTCGCCGTAGCCGCGCAGCTCGCCGCCGCTACGGTACACCAGCAGCAGGTCGCCGCGCTGGACCGTCTCCCCCGGCGGCAGCGTGACCGCGACGTCGGAAAAGAGCTGGGCGCTCGTGCTGGTGGAAAGCCGGCGGATCGACGACGTCTGGATGTTGCCGACCACCCGGCCGGACGGCAGCGGATAGCCCTCGGTCAGGAAGCCGGCGGAGTAGTACTCGCCTGAACGCACCGCCCGATACGCACGCTGGTTCTGGATCTCTATGGCGTCCGCCGTTGGCCTCTGCGCCTGGTTCAGGACCGGCGAGAAGATGGTCGGCACGTGCATCGCGCGGGCCGGCGGAAGCGTCGGCCGCACGGTGTCGCCCGTGGGGGAGACCGTCACGTTCTGCTGAACGACCTGGCCCGCTGCCGGCTCCGGCTCAGGTTCGTCGGAGGGCACCAGCCGCAATTCCTCGCCCGGGAAGATCCAGTGCGGGTCTTCGATCACGTTGGTGTTCAGCCGGTAGATCTCGGGCCAGAGCAGTGCGTCCCCCAGGAACTGCTGCGCCAGCGACCAGAGTGTCTCGCCCTCCTGCACCACGTGCGTGGCCGGCGGCGGCGCCAAGGGCGCGGCCGCGGGCTGCTGTGGAGCCGGCGCGGCGGGGGCAGCAGGCTGTTGCGACACCGCCGGGCCGGCCAGCAGGCCGGCGAGCAGCGCCGCGCCGATCATCGATGCACTAGAACGGCAGATCGTCGTCCTCCTCATCGAGCGCCTCCGGAAAGTCGTCGAAGGATTCGGCCGACCCTTCCTTGCCCTGCTTGGCGTCCTTCTTTGCTCCGGCCGCGGCGGTGGGGGCGGCTGCACGCCGCCCCGTCTCTCCGCCCACTCCACCCGCGCCGCCCGCGCCGCCATCACCGCGGCCGGCGAGCATCATGAGCTCGCGCACGTTAACCTCTGTGACGTACCGAGTCTGGCCTTCCTTGTCCTCGTAGGTGCGGTACTCGATCCGCCCCTCGACGTACACGCGGTCACCCTTCTTGAGATACTTCTCGACCACGTCGGCGAGACCCGACCCCTTGTTGTTCCACACCACGATCTTGTGCCACTCGGTCTTCTCCTGCTTCTCCCCACCCTGCGTCGTCCACTGGCGGCTGGTCGCGAGCGAAAACGACGCTACCCGGCTGCCGTTGCTGGTGCTCCTGACCTCCGGGTCGGCCCCGAGGTTCCCGATCAGCATCACCTTGTTCAGACTGCGGCTCACATGCTCCTCCTGAGGACCGGCTCGGGTACCACGGACGTGACCCAACTATAGGAGCCACAAGGGGTTTTGTCAACCAAAACCAACGCACTTCGTATCATTTTCTTGCGGCTCCGGGGGCCAGATCGAGGGCCATCGTGAGGGCATCCTCACGAGGGTCGCGATAGTAGTCGAGGCGCGTCCCCAGGGGCACGAATCCGGCCCTCTGGTAGACCCCGATCGCGGCCTCGTTCGACCGGCGGACCTCCAGGAAAACGCGGCCTGCCCCCTCCCCGCGAAGCCACTCGAGCATCGCCGCGACCAGGGCCGTGCCCACGCCCCTTCGCAGCACCCGCGGCTCCACCGCGAGGTTCAGGATCTCGCCCTCGTCCGCGGCGAGGGAGCAGACGCAGTACCCGATCAGCAGCCCGCGCTCGTCGTGCGCCGCGAACCCGCGCACTGCGCGCTGCGCGAGCATCTCCTCGAACGAGCGCTTCGACCAGGGATCGGAGAAGACGCGCCGCTCGATCTCCGCGACCCGCGCGATATCGTCGGCGCGGAGCGGCCTAATCGATGGAGAGGCCATACCGGGCGAGATGGCGTGCTTCCGCCTCCGCGGGCCGGCCGTACACCGGCTCCCATCCGGCCGGCTCGGCGACCGGAAGGGCTCCGTTAGGCACGTTGACGAGCCCGAGCAGCGCGGCGGCCGACGCGTGCGTCCAGTCAGCGCGGACGAGCTCGCCCGACCGCGGCACGGGCGCGTCCGCCCGCGAGAGCTCCGGAGGCAGGAAGACCTCGATGACCGGCAGCCCCTTGGCGGGGAAACCATAGATGGCGCGATACACGTCGCCGCGCAGCGCGTCATAGGTCGCGAGCACCGCGCCACCGTGGGGCGCCGCGGCGCGCGCCGCGCCGAGGAGGGACGGCGCCCGATAGAGCGGCGCGCCGAGCGCGCGGCACAGCCCCTTGGCGAACGCGATGCCGATGCGGAGTCCGGTGAACGAGCCCGGCCCGTCGGCGACGACGACCCCCTCGAGGTCGGACGGGCGGGCCCCGCGTCCTTCCAGGAGCCGCGCCGTCACTCGTTCGATGTCGCGAGAGAGGTCCCGCCGGCTCTCGAGCACGACGTCCATGGCGGGCTCCCCGCGCGCCGAGAGCGCGAGCGTGGGCCGGTCCGTCGCGGTGTCCATTCCCAGCAGGAGGCTCACGGGTACTCCAGCCGTCGCCTGCCGGCCGGGCCGGGGTGCGAGAGCGCGATGCGATGGGTCAGCGCCGGCGCCGCGGCGCCCAGCCGCTCGGGCCATTCGATGAGCACGACCGTGTCCCGCTCCGCCAGCATGTCCTCGAAACCGAGATCGGCGGTGTCTTCGGGGCGCTTGATGCGGTACGCGTCAACGTGATAGACGGTGACCCGGCGCCCAGCGTACCGATGGACGAGAGCGAAGGTCGGGCTCGTCACCGGCTCGGCGACTCCCAGGGCCGCTGCGATGGCGCGCACCAGCGTGGTCTTGCCCGCGCCCAGCTCGCCGCTGATCCCGACCACGACGGGCGGCCGCAGCGCGCCGGCGAACTCGGCGCCCCACGCCGCGAGCTGCCGCTCATCGACGAGTGCGCTGCCCACGTCTGCCCCTCCCCGCCGTCCCGGCGGGCGCGCCGGCCGGCCGGCCCGTCGGCCCGCCCGCGGCCTTCAGGTCCAGTACCTGGTCCCGTATCTGCGCCGCCAGCTCGAAGTCGAGATCGTCGGCCGCGCGTCGCATCTCCCGGTCCAGCTCGTCCAGTATCTTCGCCCGCTCCTCCGAGCTCGCGTCGGCCCACGAATGCCCGGCCTGGGCGATCACCGAGAGCGGTTCGGCGCGCGGCACCGGGTCCTCGCGCGCGTCCGCGACCCGCGTGGTGAAGCGGATCTCGTCCACCGACTTCACGATCGAGCGCGGGGTGATCCCGTGCTCCGTGTTGTACCGCCGCTGGACCTCGCGGCGCCGGTCCATCTCCTCGAGCGCCGCCTTCATCGAGTCGGTGATGCGGTCGGCGTAGAGGATGGCCCGGCCCTGCACGTGGCGCGCCGCGCGCCCCACCGTCTGGATGAGCGCGGTGCGCGAGCGCAGGAACCCCTCCTGGTCCGCGTCGAGCACCGCGACCAGCGAGACCTCCGGCAGGTCGAGCCCCTCGCGCAGGAGGTTGATCCCTACCAGCACGTCGAACTCGCCGAGGCGCAGCCCGCGGACGATGTCCATCCGCTCGATCGCGTCGATGTCGGAGTGCAGGTACCGCACCCGCACGCCGACCTGGCTGAGGTAGTCGGTCAGGTCCTCCGACATCCGCTTGGTGAGTGTGGTCACGAGCACCCGCTCGCCGCGCCGCGCCCGCAGGCGGACCTCCTTGAGCAGGTCGTCCACCTGGCCCGCCACCGGCCGGATCTCCACCTGCGGGTCGATGAGGCCGGTGGGCCGCACCAGTTGCTCGACCACCACGCCGCCCGACAACCGCAGCTCCGCCGGGCCCGGAGTGGCCGACACGAACAGCACCCGCGGGGCCAGCTCGAGGAACTCCTCGAAGCGCAGCGGCCGGTTGTCGAGCGCCGACGGCAGCCGGAACCCGTACTCGACGAGGGTCTCCTTGCGCGACCGGTCGCCCGCGTACATCGCGCCCAGCTGCGGGACCGTCACGTGCGACTCGTCCACGATGACGAGGCAGTCCTTGGGCAGGAAATCCATCAGCACGGCCGGCCGCTCTCCGGGCGCGCGGCCCGAGATGTGGCGGCTGTAGTTCTCGATGCCGTGGCAGGTGCCGACCTCGAGCAGCATCTCGAGGTCGAAGTGGGTCCGCGACTCGAGCCGCTGCGCCTCCAGCAGCTTGCCCGCCGTCCGCAGCTGGATGAGCCGCTTGGCCAGCTCGGAACGGATCGCCGAGAGCGCGCGCTCGAGGTTGTCGCGGTTGGTGACGAAGAGCGTCGCCGGATAGATCGCGCACCGCTCGAGCTGCGCCACCGCCTTGCCGGTCAACGGATCGATCTTGGTGATCCGCTCGATGGTGTCGCCGAACAGCTCGATGCGGACCGCCTGCTCCTCGTAGGCCGGGAAGACCTCGATCACGTCGCCGCGGACCCGGAAGTTGCCGGGCTCGAAGGCGACGTCGTTGCGCTGGTACTGGATGGCGACGAGCCGCTCGAGGATCGGCCGGCGGCCCACGACCTCGCCCGTCACGAGGCGCACCATCTGGCCGCGGAACTCCGCCGGGTCGCCCAGGCCGTAGATCGCCGAGACCGTAGCGACCACCACCACGTCGTCCCGCTCCACCAGGCTCGACGTGGCGCGCAGCCGCAGCCGCTCGATGTCGGCGTTGATCGAGGCGTCCTTCTCGATGTAGGTGTCCGAGGACGGGACGTACGCCTCGGGCTGGTAATAGTCGTAGTAGGAGATGAAGTACTCGACGGCGTTGGAAGGGAAGAACGACTTCAGCTCGCCGTAGAGCTGCGCCGCGAGCGTCTTGTTGTGCGAGAAGACGATCGCGGAAAGGCCCAACTCGGCGACGACGTGCGCCATCGTCATCGTCTTGCCGGAGCCGGTGACGCCCAACAGCACCTGGTGACGGTCGCCGCGCCGGAACCCGCGCACCAACTCGGCGATCGCCCGCGGCTGGTGGCCCGCGGGCTGGAACGGCGCTTCGACGGTGAGACGGGTCACGCGTCGGGACGTTCGCGGCGGCCGACCTCCGCGATTCCTTTCACGCGGCGGATGGCTTTCATGACCTTGTTGAGGTGGGAGAGGTTCTCGACCTCGACGATGACGTGTCCCGTCGTGCCGCCTTCGCCGCTCTGCAGCTCGATATTGCGGATGTTGGTGCCGGCGTGGGCGATCGCGGTGCAGAGGTCGGCGTAGAGGCCGCGTCGGTCGTCACCCATCAGGCCGAGGCGCACCATGAAGACCTCGCCCTCCACCTCCTGCCAGTCGAGGTCCATTCGCCGCTCCGGCTCATCGCCCAGCGCGAGGAGGTTGGGGCAGTCCACGCGGTGGATGCTGATGCCGCGTCCCCGGGTCACGTAACCAGTGACCTTGTCCCCCGGCACCGGCTGGCAGCATTGCGAGTAGCGCACCATCAGCCCGTCCACACCCTCGATGCGAACGCCCTTCCCCACCCGCATGCGCTGCACCAGCCGGCCGATGGCGCCCGGCGCCGCGGGCTTCGGCTCCGCCTCGTCGGCGGAAAGGTCCGGAAAGATCGCGCGCAGTACCTGCCCCGTGGACACGTCGCCGCGGCCCAGGGCCGCCTCGAGGTGCACCCGGTCCGGGAAGGAGAAGCTCTGCGCCGCCTTCAGCACCTGGTCGTCGCCCGGCTTGGAGAGGCGGCGGCGGCGCAGCTCGCGCTCCAGTATCTCCTGGCCCAGCGCGACCGAGGTTGACTGCTCCTCCTGCTTGACCCACTGGCGGATCTTCTGGCGCGCGCGGGCGGTGTGCACGTGCTCCAGCCAGTCGCGCGAGGGACGCGCGTTGGGCGACGTCAGGATCTCGACCGCGTCGCCGTTCTTGAGCGTGCGGTGGAGCGGCGCGATGCGCCCGCTCACCTTGGCGCCCTGGCAGTGGAGACCCACCTCGGTGTGGATGGCGAAGGCGAAGTCGATCGGCGTCGCGCCCTTGGGCAGCTGCTTCACGTCGCCCTGCGGCGTGAAGACGAAGATCTCGTCCTGGTAGAGGTCGATGTGCAGGAACTCCAGGAACTCCTGCGGAGTCTGTGCCTCCTGCTGGCGGTCTAGCAGTTGCCGGAACCAGGTGAGGTGGCGGTCCAGGTCGTCGCGCGGGCGGCCCTCCTTGTAGAGCACGTGCGCCGCGATACCGTACTCGGCGGTGTGGTGCATCTCGCGGGTGCGTATCTGGATCTCGTAGAGGTGGCCGGCGGGGCCGAAGACCGTGGTGTGCAGCGACTGGTAGCCGTTCGACTTGGGCTGGGCGATGTAGTCCTTGATGCGCTCCTGGAGCGGCGTCCAATGGGAGTGGATGACGCCCAGAGCATGATAGCAGTCGGGCACCGTGTTCACCAGCACCCGGATCGCCATCAGGTCGTAGATCTCCTCGTACGGCAGGTTGCGGTTCAGGATCTTCTTGTTGATGGACCACAGGTGCTTGGGGCGGCCCGTCACCTCCACGTCGGCGATCCCGGCCCGCTCCAGCGCGCGCCCCAGCGGCTCGCGCATCCGCTCGACCAGATCCTCGCGCTCGGCGCGCTTGGCCGTGACCTTCTTCGCGAGCCCCTTGTACTCTTCGGGCTCCAGGAACTTGAAGGCGAGGTCTTCCAGCTCCGCGCGCACGTTGCCCATGCCGAACCGGTGCGATAGCGGGGCGTAGATCTCGCGCGTCTCGAGCGCGATGCGGCTCCGTTTCTCCTCCGGCAGGTGCTCGAGGGTGCGCATGTTGTGCAGCCGGTCGGCGAGCTTGACGATGATGACCCGCGCGTCCTTCGCCACCGAGACCAGCAGCTTGCGGTAGTTCTCGACCTGCTCTTCGGCGCTGGAGCGGAAGGTCAGGGTGGAGATCTTCGTCAGGCCGTCCACGATCGTGGCGACCTCCGCACCGAACTGGGCCTCGACGTCCGCGATCGTGACGTCGGTGTCTTCCACGACGTCATGAAGGAGGCCGCACGCGATGGACACCGAGTCGAGGTGCAGCTCGATGAGGATGCGCGCCACCGCGATGCCGTGAGACACCGCGTCCTCCCCCGACCAGCGCTTCTGGCCCCGGTGCGCCTGGGCGGAGAGCCGGTAGGCGCGCTCCAGGAGATCGAGGTCGAGCCGGTCGGCCAAGGGCTCCAGGACGTCGGAGAGCCCCGGAATGGCGGGGACGCGGACGGTGGTCACGGCAGGAGACCCGACTCCGCGAAGCTCACGTAGCGCCCGTGCCCGACCACGACGTGGTCGTAGACCGGCAGGTCGATGATCCGGCCCGCCTCGACGAGCTGCCGGGTGATGGCGCGGTCGTCGGCCGACGGGGTCGGATCGCCGGACGGGTGGTTGTGCACCACGATGATGCCGGCCGCCGCCTCCGCGATGGCGCCGCGGAAGACCTCGCGAGGATGGACCAGAGAGCTGTTCAAGATCCCCCGGGTGATCAGGAGGTCGCGCAGGACGGCGCTCTGGCTGTCCAGCGCGAGCACGTGGAACTCTTCGGCGGCGAGGTCAGCCAGTCGCGGCGCGTACCAACGGTACACGTCCGCCGCCGTCCGGATGCGCGGGCGCTCGCCTCGCCCTTCTTCCTGGAGCCGGCGGCCCAGCTCCAGCGCCGCCACCACGCGGGCCGCCTTCGCCTCACCGACGCCGGGCACCTTGGCCAGCTCGGGCGGGTGGCGGCGTGCCAGACTACCCAGCGCCGGTCCCCCTTCGGCCAGGAGCGTACCCGCCAGGTCCACGGACGACAGGCCCGAACGGCCAGTGGAAAGAAGGATTGCGAGGAGTTCCGTCGTGGTCAATGCACCAGCGCCCAGGCGGAAGAGGCGCTCGCGGGGGCGGTCGGTGACGGGGGTTTCGCGGATCAGCATCGGCATGGGCGCCAAAATAGGCCATGCTCTTCCAACCGACGGCGCTAAAC
Encoded proteins:
- a CDS encoding NAD-dependent epimerase/dehydratase family protein; the protein is MKRRVLVTGGAGFTGSHVADAFLAAGWAVTVIDNLGRGRPENVPRGAEFRRLDTGSEEARDLVVTGGFEVVTHLAAQVDVRVSVSDPVLDAEENVLALLNLIEGARNGGVRRFVFSSSGGVVYGERPPPHVETTPKLPLSPYGVTKLAAEYYLACYRHLYGMESVALRYANVYGPRQDPHGEAGVVAIFGSRLRERRAITIYGDGEQTRDYVYCGDVARANLLAADAKLPEPDGSLDWPAFNIGTGVQTSVNQLADAMIAASGVQVNVDHAPERRGELRANALTIGKAERVLGWRPEVSLHNGLRATYEWIVKEAD
- a CDS encoding LysM domain-containing protein encodes the protein MIGAALLAGLLAGPAVSQQPAAPAAPAPQQPAAAPLAPPPATHVVQEGETLWSLAQQFLGDALLWPEIYRLNTNVIEDPHWIFPGEELRLVPSDEPEPEPAAGQVVQQNVTVSPTGDTVRPTLPPARAMHVPTIFSPVLNQAQRPTADAIEIQNQRAYRAVRSGEYYSAGFLTEGYPLPSGRVVGNIQTSSIRRLSTSTSAQLFSDVAVTLPPGETVQRGDLLLVYRSGGELRGYGEIVHPTGLLQVSSPAAANGNVAATVVAIYGQLTDGQSLIKVAPFNFPTNARAAEVTDGVVGEVVGLRNTREIIGLQDVLFINRGAEEGVRLGDVFAITGSARSGVGTVEQDKGRALIVNTREHTSTAVLIEITRPDIGAGAAARQVRRMPS
- the ssb gene encoding single-stranded DNA-binding protein translates to MSRSLNKVMLIGNLGADPEVRSTSNGSRVASFSLATSRQWTTQGGEKQEKTEWHKIVVWNNKGSGLADVVEKYLKKGDRVYVEGRIEYRTYEDKEGQTRYVTEVNVRELMMLAGRGDGGAGGAGGVGGETGRRAAAPTAAAGAKKDAKQGKEGSAESFDDFPEALDEEDDDLPF
- the rimI gene encoding ribosomal protein S18-alanine N-acetyltransferase, whose amino-acid sequence is MASPSIRPLRADDIARVAEIERRVFSDPWSKRSFEEMLAQRAVRGFAAHDERGLLIGYCVCSLAADEGEILNLAVEPRVLRRGVGTALVAAMLEWLRGEGAGRVFLEVRRSNEAAIGVYQRAGFVPLGTRLDYYRDPREDALTMALDLAPGAARK
- the tsaB gene encoding tRNA (adenosine(37)-N6)-threonylcarbamoyltransferase complex dimerization subunit type 1 TsaB codes for the protein MSLLLGMDTATDRPTLALSARGEPAMDVVLESRRDLSRDIERVTARLLEGRGARPSDLEGVVVADGPGSFTGLRIGIAFAKGLCRALGAPLYRAPSLLGAARAAAPHGGAVLATYDALRGDVYRAIYGFPAKGLPVIEVFLPPELSRADAPVPRSGELVRADWTHASAAALLGLVNVPNGALPVAEPAGWEPVYGRPAEAEARHLARYGLSID
- the tsaE gene encoding tRNA (adenosine(37)-N6)-threonylcarbamoyltransferase complex ATPase subunit type 1 TsaE, whose protein sequence is MGSALVDERQLAAWGAEFAGALRPPVVVGISGELGAGKTTLVRAIAAALGVAEPVTSPTFALVHRYAGRRVTVYHVDAYRIKRPEDTADLGFEDMLAERDTVVLIEWPERLGAAAPALTHRIALSHPGPAGRRRLEYP
- the uvrB gene encoding excinuclease ABC subunit UvrB, with the translated sequence MTRLTVEAPFQPAGHQPRAIAELVRGFRRGDRHQVLLGVTGSGKTMTMAHVVAELGLSAIVFSHNKTLAAQLYGELKSFFPSNAVEYFISYYDYYQPEAYVPSSDTYIEKDASINADIERLRLRATSSLVERDDVVVVATVSAIYGLGDPAEFRGQMVRLVTGEVVGRRPILERLVAIQYQRNDVAFEPGNFRVRGDVIEVFPAYEEQAVRIELFGDTIERITKIDPLTGKAVAQLERCAIYPATLFVTNRDNLERALSAIRSELAKRLIQLRTAGKLLEAQRLESRTHFDLEMLLEVGTCHGIENYSRHISGRAPGERPAVLMDFLPKDCLVIVDESHVTVPQLGAMYAGDRSRKETLVEYGFRLPSALDNRPLRFEEFLELAPRVLFVSATPGPAELRLSGGVVVEQLVRPTGLIDPQVEIRPVAGQVDDLLKEVRLRARRGERVLVTTLTKRMSEDLTDYLSQVGVRVRYLHSDIDAIERMDIVRGLRLGEFDVLVGINLLREGLDLPEVSLVAVLDADQEGFLRSRTALIQTVGRAARHVQGRAILYADRITDSMKAALEEMDRRREVQRRYNTEHGITPRSIVKSVDEIRFTTRVADAREDPVPRAEPLSVIAQAGHSWADASSEERAKILDELDREMRRAADDLDFELAAQIRDQVLDLKAAGGPTGRPAGAPAGTAGRGRRGQRTRR
- a CDS encoding bifunctional (p)ppGpp synthetase/guanosine-3',5'-bis(diphosphate) 3'-pyrophosphohydrolase → MTTVRVPAIPGLSDVLEPLADRLDLDLLERAYRLSAQAHRGQKRWSGEDAVSHGIAVARILIELHLDSVSIACGLLHDVVEDTDVTIADVEAQFGAEVATIVDGLTKISTLTFRSSAEEQVENYRKLLVSVAKDARVIIVKLADRLHNMRTLEHLPEEKRSRIALETREIYAPLSHRFGMGNVRAELEDLAFKFLEPEEYKGLAKKVTAKRAEREDLVERMREPLGRALERAGIADVEVTGRPKHLWSINKKILNRNLPYEEIYDLMAIRVLVNTVPDCYHALGVIHSHWTPLQERIKDYIAQPKSNGYQSLHTTVFGPAGHLYEIQIRTREMHHTAEYGIAAHVLYKEGRPRDDLDRHLTWFRQLLDRQQEAQTPQEFLEFLHIDLYQDEIFVFTPQGDVKQLPKGATPIDFAFAIHTEVGLHCQGAKVSGRIAPLHRTLKNGDAVEILTSPNARPSRDWLEHVHTARARQKIRQWVKQEEQSTSVALGQEILERELRRRRLSKPGDDQVLKAAQSFSFPDRVHLEAALGRGDVSTGQVLRAIFPDLSADEAEPKPAAPGAIGRLVQRMRVGKGVRIEGVDGLMVRYSQCCQPVPGDKVTGYVTRGRGISIHRVDCPNLLALGDEPERRMDLDWQEVEGEVFMVRLGLMGDDRRGLYADLCTAIAHAGTNIRNIELQSGEGGTTGHVIVEVENLSHLNKVMKAIRRVKGIAEVGRRERPDA
- the radC gene encoding DNA repair protein RadC, translating into MPMLIRETPVTDRPRERLFRLGAGALTTTELLAILLSTGRSGLSSVDLAGTLLAEGGPALGSLARRHPPELAKVPGVGEAKAARVVAALELGRRLQEEGRGERPRIRTAADVYRWYAPRLADLAAEEFHVLALDSQSAVLRDLLITRGILNSSLVHPREVFRGAIAEAAAGIIVVHNHPSGDPTPSADDRAITRQLVEAGRIIDLPVYDHVVVGHGRYVSFAESGLLP